The following proteins come from a genomic window of Microtus ochrogaster isolate Prairie Vole_2 chromosome 7, MicOch1.0, whole genome shotgun sequence:
- the Omg gene encoding oligodendrocyte-myelin glycoprotein, translating into MALMEYQILKMSSCLFVLLFLTPGILCICPLQCICTERHRHVDCSGRNLTTLPPGLQENIIHLNLSYNHFTDLHNQLTKYTNLRTLDISNNRLESLPAQLPRSLWNMSAANNNIKLLDKSDTAYQWNLKYLDVSKNMLEKVVLIKNTLRSLEVLNLSSNKLWTVPTNMPSKLLIVDLSNNSLTQILPGTLMTLTNLTHLYLHNNKFTFIPDQSFDQLVQLQEITLHNNRWSCDHKQNITYLLKWVMETKAHVIGTPCSDQVSSLKEQSISPTAPGFTSSLFTISGMHTVDSINSLSVVTQPKVTKTPKQYRGKETTFGVTLSRGTTFTSTGKALVPYPEDTSTEMTDSHEAAAATLTIHLQDGVISNTSLPSAAKSSPTPMTLSITSGMPNNFSEMPQQSTTLNLRREETTANVKTQLPSVASAWKVNASLLFMLNAVVMLVT; encoded by the exons ATG GCTTTGATGGAATATCAGATACTGAAAATGTCTTCCTGCCTGTTTGTCCTTCTGTTTCTTACGCCTGGCATTTTATGCATTTGTCCTCTCCAATGTATATGCACAGAGAGGCACAGGCATGTGGACTGTTCGGGCAGAAACTTGACTACATTACCACCTGGACTCCAAGAGAACATTATACATTTAAATTTGTCTTATAATCACTTTACTGATCTACATAACCAGTTAACCAAATATACCAATCTGAGGACCCTGGATATTTCAAACAACAGGCTTGAAAGTCTGCCTGCTCAGTTACCTCGGTCTCTCTGGAACATGTCTGCTGCTAACAACAATATTAAACTTCTTGACAAATCTGATACTGCTTATCAGTGGAACCTTAAATATCTGGATGTTTCTAAGAATATGCTGGAAAAAGTTGTTCTCATTAAAAATACCTTGAGAAGTCTTGAGGTTCTAAACCTCAGCAGTAACAAACTTTGGACAGTTCCAACCAACATGCCCTCCAAACTACTTATTGTGGACCTGTCTAATAACTCACTGACACAAATTCTCCCAGGGACATTAATGACCCTGACAAATCTCACCCATCTTTACCTGCACAACAATAAGTTCACATTCATTCCAGATCAGTCTTTTGACCAACTTGTGCAGCTGCAAGAGATAACGCTTCATAATAACAGGTGGTCATGTGACCATAAACAAAACATCACTTACTTACTGAAGTGGGTGATGGAAACAAAAGCCCATGTGATAGGGACTCCTTGTTCTGATCAAGTGTCTTCTCTGAAGGAACAGAGCATATCCCCCACAGCTCCTGGATTTACCTCAAGCCTATTTACTATCAGTGGGATGCACACAGTGGACTCCATTAACTCTCTGAGTGTGGTAACTCAACCCAAAGTGACCAAAACACCCAAACAATACCGAGGAAAGGAAACAACATTTGGTGTCACACTAAGCAGAGGTACCACTTTTACTAGCACTGGTAAGGCTTTGGTGCCCTATCCAGAAGACACATCCACAGAAATGACCGATTCACATGAGGCAGCAGCTGCAACTCTAACTATTCACCTCCAAGATGGAGTGATTTCAAACACGAGCCTCCCTAGTGCAGCAAAATCATCCCCAACACCCATGACCCTAAGTATCACCAGTGGCATGCCAAATAACTTCTCTGAAATGCCTCAACAAAGCACAACCCTCAACCTCCGGAGGGAAGAAACCACTGCAAATGTAAAGACTCAACTACCTTCTGTGGCTAGTGCTTGGAAAGTAAATGCTTCACTTCTCTTTATGCTCAACGCTGTGGTCATGCTGGTTACTTAA